In a single window of the Candidatus Binatia bacterium genome:
- a CDS encoding OpcA/G6PD domain-containing protein, producing the protein MNATREAAAGATVATMTVVVFFDEAAIGALARDRIRTLVSKHPARVIVLDATQEPSRERVDPADWNELGVKDGAAESLRASVDALRLPGAPIVLCWIAPGIARDQRFAALSASAETVVCNSSLIDGGRSALREVVECVSLHPQMALADIAYLRLAPWQESVAIFFDGKDAPALRDLQCVEIACGSEPEALYLLGWLASRLRWTPHAPGTMLDESGKRVAFAIRREGEPRRIVRIALSSSHSTFVAQADAQAQTILLSVSGSSVRPARYRPIENPGIAALVERAIFWGRNDRIFAGALAAAGAILAEC; encoded by the coding sequence GTGAACGCGACGCGCGAGGCCGCAGCCGGAGCGACCGTCGCGACGATGACCGTCGTCGTCTTCTTCGACGAAGCCGCGATCGGCGCGCTCGCGCGCGACAGAATCCGAACGCTCGTCTCGAAGCATCCGGCGCGCGTCATCGTCCTCGACGCGACGCAAGAACCGAGCCGCGAGCGAGTCGATCCCGCCGATTGGAACGAGCTCGGCGTTAAAGACGGCGCCGCGGAGAGCCTGCGCGCGAGCGTCGATGCGCTGCGTCTCCCCGGAGCGCCGATCGTGCTCTGCTGGATCGCGCCCGGCATCGCGCGAGACCAGCGCTTTGCGGCCCTCTCCGCGAGCGCGGAGACCGTCGTCTGCAACAGCTCGCTCATCGACGGCGGCCGCAGCGCGCTGCGCGAGGTCGTCGAATGCGTCTCGCTTCACCCCCAAATGGCGCTCGCGGATATCGCGTACCTGCGCCTCGCCCCGTGGCAAGAGTCGGTCGCAATCTTCTTCGACGGCAAGGATGCGCCCGCGTTGCGCGACTTGCAGTGCGTCGAGATTGCGTGTGGTTCCGAGCCCGAGGCGCTCTATCTACTCGGATGGCTCGCGAGCCGGCTGCGCTGGACGCCGCACGCCCCGGGTACGATGCTCGACGAGTCAGGCAAACGCGTCGCCTTTGCGATTCGACGGGAGGGCGAGCCGCGGCGCATCGTCCGCATCGCGCTGAGCTCGTCGCACTCGACGTTCGTCGCGCAAGCCGACGCCCAGGCGCAGACGATTCTCCTGAGCGTCTCGGGTTCGAGCGTGCGCCCCGCGCGCTATCGTCCGATCGAGAACCCCGGGATCGCGGCGCTCGTCGAGCGTGCAATCTTCTGGGGGCGCAACGATCGCATCTTTGCGGGCGCGCTCGCCGCGGCCGGCGCGATCCTCGCGGAGTGTTAA
- a CDS encoding TolC family protein produces MRTLPAILAIAAVLLAALPVQRGSAQTPQPAPSMAEIVGVTQKPFVGIALQDAVAMALLKNPSLGVSASNVRIARYRIVEAKANFDVQLKLEPSSSFSVTPPENVFFAGPGSPGLYQCYNEFTGQYYTCSTQGPGNIIQHQSSFQYGITGQSVNGTSYAAGIVQTRTYNNTLINTFNPTYQASLSLSVTQPLLRNLGMNTVKRQLKLSTIDADSNEAQALVDASNTISQVEDSYWNLVAAWRAVAIQEEALKEASDQERSVARLAKRGAAPPVGVVEVQAQVAKFQAGVFSAIQTVSQLQIQLKSLIVADPKDPIWNANLVPSSPVQELPAAGDLAAIVAQAQRNRPEVRQAYDVRRQADVDRAYAKNQALPQGDLQILYMSNGFAGLLAPIPHFEQLSCNLPNLGCPTPPPETQGTMAYAYHNLWAARYPTFNVSFVFNIPIENNVARGLAHTADEEEDQAAIQMQNVNQRIGSEANDALQAYQSALSRLYAGSKAREAAEAVYASEVRRFHNGTSTTFLVLQRQVELEEARGRELQAQTDLNKAVVELQRVEGTILSANGVDIEKLGTKTLAH; encoded by the coding sequence GTGCGCACGCTTCCGGCGATCCTCGCGATCGCCGCCGTCCTGCTCGCCGCGCTGCCGGTGCAGCGCGGTTCGGCGCAGACGCCGCAGCCGGCGCCGAGCATGGCCGAGATCGTCGGCGTGACGCAGAAGCCGTTCGTCGGCATCGCGCTGCAGGACGCGGTCGCGATGGCGCTGCTGAAGAATCCAAGCCTCGGCGTCTCGGCTTCGAACGTGCGGATCGCGCGATACCGGATCGTCGAGGCGAAAGCGAACTTCGACGTGCAGCTCAAGCTCGAGCCGTCGTCGAGCTTCTCGGTGACGCCGCCCGAGAACGTCTTCTTCGCCGGTCCGGGAAGCCCCGGGCTCTATCAGTGCTACAACGAGTTCACCGGGCAGTACTATACCTGCTCGACGCAAGGCCCCGGCAACATCATCCAGCACCAATCGTCGTTTCAGTACGGCATCACGGGCCAGAGCGTCAACGGCACGAGCTATGCCGCGGGCATCGTGCAGACGCGCACGTACAACAACACGCTGATCAACACGTTCAACCCGACGTATCAGGCCTCGCTGAGCCTCTCCGTCACGCAGCCGCTGCTGCGCAACCTCGGCATGAACACCGTCAAGCGCCAGTTGAAGCTCTCGACGATCGACGCCGACAGCAACGAGGCGCAGGCGCTCGTCGATGCCTCGAACACGATCTCGCAGGTCGAGGACTCGTATTGGAACCTCGTCGCGGCCTGGCGCGCGGTCGCGATTCAAGAAGAGGCGCTCAAGGAAGCATCCGATCAAGAGCGCAGCGTCGCTCGCCTCGCCAAACGCGGCGCGGCCCCGCCGGTCGGGGTCGTCGAGGTTCAGGCGCAGGTCGCGAAGTTTCAGGCCGGCGTCTTCTCGGCGATCCAGACCGTCTCGCAACTGCAGATCCAGCTCAAAAGCCTGATCGTCGCCGACCCGAAGGATCCGATCTGGAACGCGAACCTCGTGCCGTCGTCGCCGGTGCAGGAGCTGCCGGCCGCCGGCGATCTCGCGGCGATCGTCGCGCAGGCGCAGCGCAATCGGCCGGAGGTGCGTCAAGCGTACGACGTGCGCCGGCAAGCCGACGTCGATCGCGCCTACGCGAAGAACCAAGCGCTTCCGCAAGGGGACCTCCAGATTCTCTACATGAGCAACGGCTTCGCCGGGCTGCTCGCGCCGATTCCGCACTTCGAGCAGTTGAGCTGCAACCTGCCGAATCTCGGATGCCCGACGCCGCCGCCGGAGACGCAAGGCACGATGGCCTACGCCTATCACAATCTCTGGGCGGCGCGCTACCCGACGTTCAACGTCTCGTTCGTCTTCAACATACCGATCGAGAACAACGTTGCTCGCGGCCTGGCGCACACCGCCGACGAAGAAGAAGATCAAGCCGCGATCCAGATGCAGAACGTGAACCAGCGCATCGGATCCGAGGCGAACGACGCGCTGCAAGCCTACCAGTCGGCGCTCTCGCGGCTCTACGCGGGGAGCAAGGCGCGCGAGGCTGCCGAGGCCGTCTACGCAAGCGAAGTGCGCCGTTTTCACAACGGCACGTCGACGACGTTCCTCGTGCTGCAGCGTCAGGTCGAGCTCGAAGAGGCGCGCGGGCGCGAGCTCCAGGCGCAGACCGATCTCAACAAGGCCGTCGTCGAGCTCCAGCGCGTCGAGGGAACGATTCTCTCGGCGAACGGCGTCGACATCGAAAAGCTCGGGACGAAAACCCTAGCCCACTAG
- the pgl gene encoding 6-phosphogluconolactonase — MLKVYRDPPALARALAEFFVTTGTLAAADRGAFRVALSGGNTPRAAYELLAQIPLRDELSWSDVFVYFGDERCVPPDDEQSNYRMARKAFLDSVPIPAANVHRIAGEIDPGLAANEYASVLRTDLGDRPEFDLIMLGLGSDGHTASLFPGTPPDTDDAALVRAVYAQSQMMWRVTITPAVINRARAVVFAVEGAEKAQILATVLEGPRDPVKYPAQIVAPVSGRLLWMVDELAAGTLKAR; from the coding sequence GTGTTAAAGGTCTATCGGGATCCGCCGGCGCTCGCGCGAGCGCTCGCCGAGTTCTTCGTAACGACCGGGACGCTTGCCGCCGCCGATCGCGGCGCGTTCCGGGTCGCGCTCTCCGGCGGGAACACGCCGCGCGCGGCCTACGAGCTGCTCGCGCAGATCCCGCTGCGAGACGAACTCTCGTGGAGCGACGTCTTCGTCTACTTCGGCGACGAGCGGTGCGTGCCGCCGGACGACGAGCAATCGAACTACCGCATGGCGCGCAAGGCGTTCCTCGATTCCGTGCCGATCCCGGCTGCGAACGTGCACCGCATCGCCGGCGAGATCGATCCGGGCCTGGCCGCAAACGAGTACGCCTCGGTCTTGCGCACCGATCTCGGCGACCGGCCGGAGTTCGATCTCATCATGCTCGGGCTCGGATCCGACGGGCATACCGCGTCGCTCTTTCCCGGAACGCCGCCGGATACCGACGACGCAGCGCTCGTCCGCGCGGTCTACGCGCAATCGCAGATGATGTGGCGCGTCACGATCACGCCGGCGGTGATCAACCGCGCGCGCGCGGTCGTCTTCGCGGTCGAAGGCGCCGAGAAAGCGCAGATACTCGCGACCGTGCTCGAGGGTCCGCGCGATCCGGTGAAATACCCGGCGCAGATCGTCGCGCCGGTCTCCGGGCGCCTGCTCTGGATGGTGGACGAGCTCGCCGCGGGGACGCTGAAGGCACGATAG